The Chitinophagales bacterium genome has a window encoding:
- a CDS encoding tetratricopeptide repeat protein has product MSFKKYKELPVFTSKKEKYALLVGAGISFNSGIPTVSYLIERIVNRLPFDKRDRVLFLNQKFPFESFIQVLKSIIPIDEFLRVFTLGRPNHTHKFIAKLAKHNQLSLVITTNFDTLLEQAFESESVSYKKEYSTERLEKVRISNKLALLKIHGSIEDMDNLGVVLKRITSKTNIQSVQNAIHKLFFHKTHSKIVILGYSCSDFFDVVPELENSSKSSKEILYVQDKEISTTIEKPISSIDPFSKHKNGKVIYTKTDWLIKQAWTSFFDETFPYSESHSKKWESIVDKWLVKWALSNDNINGLILCGRLMVLVGYYELALKYYDSALSIAMDNSIVEKLAKIKSYMAQVYRHIGEYSSAIDCFNDSLEYWRKISRDNYAKALSDIGSTYRLARNYKMAIDYQRKAIRIFKKTHNTLEVKNCLIIIGNIYLNTERDTLALKNYQKAEDLSSNISDKQSEVILLNSLASVCIKLDKLPLAYSYLQKASKISSKLGVQRIVIAVESNWGSYYYKNGDYRNAIKKHTIAYKIALKTEDKYQLFLILKSRMSAYAMSGLYKKALIDADLCISLAKGKPELKNEYGDLQKTKRKLSKLGK; this is encoded by the coding sequence TTGAGTTTTAAAAAATATAAGGAACTACCTGTTTTTACCTCAAAAAAGGAGAAATATGCTCTTTTGGTTGGGGCAGGAATTTCATTTAATTCAGGTATTCCGACTGTTAGTTATTTGATAGAAAGAATTGTCAATAGACTCCCATTTGATAAAAGAGATCGAGTACTTTTTTTAAATCAAAAATTTCCCTTTGAGTCATTTATCCAAGTTCTAAAATCGATAATTCCAATCGATGAATTTTTACGAGTTTTTACATTAGGCAGACCAAACCATACACATAAGTTTATCGCCAAACTAGCTAAACATAATCAACTGAGTCTTGTAATTACAACAAACTTTGACACATTACTTGAACAGGCTTTTGAAAGTGAGTCTGTATCTTATAAAAAGGAATATTCTACAGAACGGTTAGAAAAGGTTCGAATCAGCAACAAACTTGCGTTACTTAAAATTCATGGCTCAATTGAGGACATGGATAACTTGGGGGTAGTGTTAAAAAGAATTACCTCTAAAACAAACATTCAATCAGTTCAAAATGCTATTCACAAACTTTTTTTTCATAAAACTCATTCTAAAATAGTTATTCTTGGGTATAGCTGTTCGGATTTCTTTGATGTAGTCCCAGAATTAGAAAACTCATCTAAATCATCGAAGGAAATTTTATATGTGCAGGACAAAGAAATTTCAACTACAATTGAAAAACCCATTTCCTCAATTGATCCGTTTAGTAAACACAAAAATGGTAAGGTTATATACACCAAAACAGATTGGCTAATTAAACAAGCTTGGACAAGTTTTTTCGATGAGACTTTTCCTTACTCTGAATCACATTCTAAAAAATGGGAGTCAATAGTTGATAAATGGCTAGTTAAATGGGCATTGAGTAATGACAACATAAATGGTTTAATACTTTGTGGGAGACTCATGGTATTAGTAGGCTATTACGAGCTTGCACTAAAATATTATGATTCCGCTCTTAGTATTGCTATGGATAACTCAATTGTTGAAAAACTAGCTAAAATCAAATCATATATGGCGCAAGTGTACCGACACATAGGAGAATACAGTAGCGCAATAGATTGTTTTAATGATTCGCTTGAATATTGGAGAAAAATTAGCAGAGATAATTACGCTAAGGCACTAAGTGACATAGGGAGTACATATAGGCTGGCGCGGAATTATAAAATGGCTATAGACTACCAGAGAAAGGCAATAAGAATATTTAAAAAAACCCATAATACTCTTGAAGTAAAAAACTGTCTAATTATTATCGGCAATATATATTTAAACACAGAAAGGGATACTCTTGCATTAAAAAATTATCAAAAAGCGGAAGACCTATCTTCAAATATTTCAGACAAACAGAGCGAAGTAATTTTATTAAATAGTCTTGCGTCAGTTTGTATAAAGCTTGATAAGCTACCATTAGCATATAGTTATCTACAAAAAGCGTCAAAAATATCTTCCAAGCTTGGAGTACAAAGGATTGTCATCGCAGTTGAATCAAATTGGGGAAGTTACTACTATAAAAATGGTGACTATAGAAACGCTATAAAGAAGCATACAATTGCATATAAAATTGCATTGAAGACTGAAGACAAGTACCAGTTATTTCTGATACTAAAAAGCAGAATGTCCGCTTATGCAATGTCAGGATTATACAAAAAAGCCCTAATTGATGCTGATCTGTGTATTTCACTAGCAAAAGGTAAACCAGAACTCAAAAATGAATACGGTGACCTACAAAAGACAAAGAGAAAATTATCTAAGCTGGGGAAATAG
- a CDS encoding ATP-binding protein, whose translation MSASASDIATHEFYTWERRGRGWDIYDAAIELEPTFIPFTHHYYPTQTNYIDDGRKPKLLGRLFNWLVSSDKPKETEVEDKFVSPFIFQCDEPVTTYSVSVPKGLKIDLSECEQLLVSLSYSTYPVSFEIIGSMDSITIQFVCRETDAIHVYTQIQAYFPEVIVLHREDGMDRVVDVKGFFSAVDFGLEQEFMRPLVTTDNLKVDQFVGLFAIFEQLQTDEHIVIQVLFQGAVNPWQRSIMNAVTDNDGSAFFMDAPEMLKLAEEKTKHPLFAVAMRVLTVSTTGQRSLQLSDIGKKSLARIYNSPYNSLIPLTNPDYTLDERAQDIFYRQSRRQGMLLNARELLTLVHLPTPSVVSKKLHTGHRKTKAAPSITDGHTLSLGVNEHAGTSKVVTINDKLRLQHTHIIGATGTGKSTLLESMIVQDIKNGNGIAVLDPHGDLVDSIIAHIPENRINDCIVVDPSDTSYAVGFNILSANSDIEKEILSSDLVATFKRLSTSWGDQMNSVLGNAILAFLENSKGGTLADLRRFLIEKPFRNQFLKTVTDPNIIYYWQKEYPLLKSSSIGSILTRLDTFLRPKPIRYMVAQKSTLDFESILDTNKILLVKLSQGLIGNENSYLLGSFFVTKLYQAAMARQVKDKESRNNFYAYIDEFQNFITPSMSQILSGARKYHLGLILAHQDMQQLVKHDAELASSITANAGTRICFRLGDTDAKRFATGMSYFEANDLENLNTGEAIVRVERPDYDFNITTSLLERPSQTQAKETTTSVIDYSKGRYGTEREEIEKFLSESISDIHIEHEQIVKPIQQEPQKREEPQIVEVTEDKIATTKQKLVEHKEETKHRQIQNYIKKAVEARGYIARLEDPIKDSQERVDIHIEKGKKRIACEICSTTNAIWEIHNIEKCLQIGYDLVISCSSSRKSLESIAAQIQKSFKKKDQGKILVCTPDEFIAHLDLELAKEATTETRIKGYRVKVEYNAVSEDEMQKKKALVGKALLGKSKNKK comes from the coding sequence ATGAGTGCGTCTGCATCAGATATCGCAACACATGAGTTCTACACATGGGAGAGGCGTGGGAGAGGATGGGATATATATGATGCTGCTATAGAGTTAGAGCCGACTTTTATTCCATTTACTCACCACTATTACCCAACACAGACAAATTACATAGATGATGGCAGAAAGCCTAAGTTATTAGGTCGGCTATTTAACTGGCTTGTCTCTAGTGATAAACCAAAGGAAACAGAGGTAGAAGATAAGTTTGTATCTCCGTTTATCTTCCAATGTGATGAGCCAGTAACTACATATTCTGTATCAGTACCCAAAGGCTTAAAGATTGATTTATCAGAATGTGAGCAACTCCTTGTTTCTCTATCCTACTCCACCTATCCAGTCAGTTTTGAAATCATAGGTAGTATGGATAGTATTACTATCCAATTCGTATGTAGAGAAACGGATGCTATTCATGTATATACCCAAATACAAGCATACTTTCCTGAAGTAATAGTCCTACACAGAGAGGATGGCATGGACAGGGTAGTTGATGTTAAAGGTTTCTTTTCTGCCGTAGATTTTGGATTGGAGCAGGAATTTATGCGGCCTCTCGTAACAACCGATAATCTTAAAGTAGATCAGTTTGTAGGACTCTTTGCCATATTTGAACAGTTGCAAACTGATGAACATATAGTTATACAGGTTCTTTTTCAAGGTGCGGTTAATCCCTGGCAGAGAAGTATTATGAATGCAGTAACTGACAATGATGGTTCTGCATTTTTTATGGATGCACCTGAAATGCTAAAGCTAGCTGAAGAAAAAACAAAACACCCATTGTTCGCTGTAGCTATGAGAGTGTTGACAGTAAGTACAACTGGTCAAAGGTCATTACAGTTATCTGATATTGGTAAAAAATCGCTCGCTCGAATATATAATTCTCCGTACAACTCTCTTATTCCACTTACTAATCCCGACTATACACTTGATGAACGTGCTCAAGATATTTTTTACAGGCAATCTCGCAGACAGGGAATGTTGCTCAATGCAAGAGAATTACTGACTCTCGTACATCTTCCAACTCCATCAGTTGTTTCTAAGAAACTACATACAGGACATAGAAAGACAAAAGCAGCACCGAGCATTACGGATGGACATACACTTTCTCTTGGTGTAAATGAACATGCCGGAACATCTAAAGTGGTAACTATAAATGACAAACTAAGGCTACAACATACTCACATAATAGGGGCAACAGGTACAGGTAAATCTACTTTGCTTGAATCCATGATTGTGCAGGATATTAAGAACGGGAACGGTATTGCTGTACTTGACCCACACGGAGATTTAGTTGATAGCATTATTGCTCACATTCCTGAGAATAGGATTAATGATTGCATAGTAGTTGATCCATCAGATACCAGCTATGCAGTAGGTTTTAATATTCTCTCTGCTAATTCTGACATTGAGAAAGAAATCCTATCATCTGACCTGGTGGCAACTTTCAAGAGGCTATCCACTAGTTGGGGTGACCAAATGAATAGTGTTCTCGGAAATGCAATACTGGCATTCCTTGAAAACTCTAAAGGCGGGACACTTGCAGACTTGCGTAGGTTTCTTATCGAAAAGCCATTTAGGAATCAATTCCTGAAAACAGTCACTGACCCCAATATTATCTACTACTGGCAGAAAGAATATCCATTACTCAAATCAAGTTCGATAGGTTCAATCCTGACAAGGCTAGATACATTCTTACGACCTAAACCAATTAGGTATATGGTCGCACAGAAAAGCACTCTGGATTTTGAGAGCATACTTGATACCAACAAAATACTATTAGTAAAACTATCGCAAGGCTTAATAGGCAATGAAAACAGCTACTTATTAGGCTCATTCTTTGTCACAAAGCTCTATCAAGCTGCAATGGCACGACAGGTAAAGGATAAAGAATCTAGAAACAACTTTTACGCATACATTGATGAGTTTCAAAACTTCATAACGCCATCAATGTCTCAAATTCTCTCAGGAGCAAGAAAATACCACCTAGGATTAATACTTGCACATCAGGACATGCAACAACTTGTAAAACATGATGCAGAGTTGGCAAGCTCAATTACAGCAAATGCAGGTACACGGATATGTTTCAGGTTAGGAGATACAGATGCTAAACGCTTTGCCACTGGTATGTCCTACTTTGAAGCAAATGATTTAGAGAATCTCAATACAGGAGAAGCAATTGTAAGAGTTGAAAGACCAGATTATGACTTTAATATTACTACGTCTTTATTAGAACGTCCATCACAAACACAGGCAAAAGAAACTACAACCTCAGTCATAGATTATTCAAAAGGGAGATACGGAACTGAAAGAGAAGAGATAGAGAAGTTTTTGTCAGAAAGCATATCAGATATTCATATTGAGCATGAGCAGATAGTAAAACCAATACAACAAGAACCACAAAAGAGAGAAGAACCGCAGATAGTAGAGGTGACAGAAGATAAGATAGCTACTACTAAGCAAAAGTTAGTTGAACACAAGGAAGAAACAAAACATAGACAGATACAGAACTATATCAAAAAAGCAGTAGAAGCCAGAGGGTATATTGCCCGTTTAGAAGACCCAATAAAAGACAGCCAGGAGAGAGTTGATATACACATAGAGAAAGGCAAGAAACGTATCGCCTGTGAAATATGCAGCACTACAAATGCTATTTGGGAGATACATAATATAGAGAAGTGTTTGCAGATTGGGTATGACCTAGTGATTAGTTGTAGTTCAAGCAGAAAGTCTCTTGAAAGTATTGCAGCGCAAATACAGAAATCGTTTAAGAAGAAAGACCAAGGCAAGATACTAGTTTGTACTCCTGATGAATTCATAGCTCATTTAGACTTGGAGTTAGCAAAAGAAGCAACCACAGAAACAAGAATTAAAGGGTATCGAGTGAAAGTAGAATACAATGCAGTATCAGAGGATGAAATGCAGAAGAAGAAAGCTCTTGTCGGAAAAGCACTCTTAGGAAAATCAAAGAATAAGAAGTGA
- a CDS encoding recombinase family protein: MGKAKNVGIWIRVSTDFQVKDDSPEHHERRAKMYAESKGWNVVEIYRLEAVSGKSVMGNAEAKRMLHDLQAGKITGLIFSKLARLARNTKELLEFSEIFRKYNADLISLSENIDTSSSAGRLFYTMIAAMAEWERQEISERVAASVPVRAKMGKPLGGQAPFGYRWEDKELQIDEKEAPIRKLMYELYAEHKRKGTVATLLNKKGYRTRNGSKFTDTTIGRLLTDPVAKGQRRANYTKSTGEGKHWEIKPESDWVIIPCPAIVSEELWDECNRIIESQTYTRKPTRKTVHPFAGILICQCGGKMYVPSRVKKYVCNSCKETNISAEDIDHIYYEQLKSFLLTKDDIATFLSRAEEAIKTKQTELQTLFKEKVKLKSEMDNLVKLHSKGQIPTDDFGSYYNPLSEQYKQIDLTLAELEAQIDYIKVQQLDGDHILENAENLYDKWPTLDNEAKRQIVEELTESIQMGSEEITIKFNYTPTLTATPENTPTTQRNDMDSY, from the coding sequence ATGGGAAAAGCAAAAAATGTTGGAATATGGATACGTGTATCAACCGACTTTCAGGTTAAGGATGATAGCCCTGAGCACCATGAGAGACGTGCCAAAATGTATGCAGAGTCCAAAGGTTGGAATGTAGTAGAAATATACCGACTTGAGGCAGTTAGTGGAAAGTCAGTAATGGGCAATGCAGAAGCAAAGCGTATGCTTCATGATTTGCAAGCAGGTAAAATTACTGGCCTGATATTCTCAAAACTTGCTCGACTTGCTCGTAATACGAAAGAACTACTTGAGTTCTCAGAGATATTCAGAAAATACAATGCCGATCTGATTTCACTTTCAGAAAACATAGACACAAGTTCATCTGCTGGCAGATTATTCTACACAATGATTGCTGCAATGGCAGAATGGGAACGACAAGAAATATCAGAGAGAGTTGCAGCATCTGTTCCAGTTAGGGCAAAAATGGGCAAACCATTAGGAGGACAAGCACCATTTGGGTATAGATGGGAGGACAAAGAACTACAAATAGATGAAAAAGAAGCTCCCATTAGAAAACTCATGTATGAGCTATATGCAGAACATAAGAGAAAGGGAACAGTCGCAACACTATTAAATAAGAAAGGATATCGCACTCGCAACGGTTCAAAATTTACTGATACCACAATTGGACGATTGCTTACTGACCCAGTTGCAAAAGGACAAAGAAGAGCTAATTACACAAAGAGTACAGGAGAAGGGAAACATTGGGAAATAAAACCTGAATCTGATTGGGTAATTATTCCATGTCCTGCAATCGTATCTGAGGAATTATGGGATGAATGCAATAGAATAATAGAATCACAGACATATACACGAAAACCAACTAGGAAAACAGTCCATCCATTTGCAGGTATATTAATATGCCAATGTGGAGGGAAAATGTATGTTCCCTCACGGGTTAAGAAATACGTCTGTAATTCATGCAAGGAAACAAATATTAGTGCAGAAGATATAGACCATATATATTACGAACAATTAAAGTCATTCCTCTTAACTAAAGATGACATTGCAACATTCTTAAGTAGAGCAGAAGAAGCTATCAAAACAAAACAAACAGAACTACAAACACTATTCAAAGAGAAAGTGAAACTCAAGTCAGAGATGGATAACCTAGTTAAGCTACACTCCAAAGGTCAAATCCCAACAGATGATTTTGGTTCATACTACAATCCACTCAGTGAACAATACAAACAAATTGACTTAACCTTAGCTGAATTAGAGGCTCAAATAGATTACATCAAGGTTCAACAATTAGATGGAGACCACATACTTGAGAATGCAGAGAATCTATATGATAAATGGCCAACACTTGATAATGAAGCTAAGAGGCAAATAGTTGAAGAATTGACAGAGTCTATTCAAATGGGAAGTGAAGAAATAACCATTAAATTCAACTATACACCCACCCTTACCGCTACTCCCGAAAATACTCCAACTACCCAACGCAACGACATGGATTCATACTAG
- a CDS encoding YifB family Mg chelatase-like AAA ATPase, translating to MLVKTFGSAVYGVDALTITIEVDTPGGKPEYIIVGLPDSAVKESIERIISALKNNGLEKPRARIVVNMAPADIKKAGAAYDLPIAIGWLAATGQVPHDDLDRYVLMGELSLDGTLQPIKGALPIAIQARAEKFKGLILPVQNAREAALVNNLEVYGVENLGDVVDFFSKRKSLEPVVVNTREEFFEAQYDFEFDFNDVKGQENVKRALEIAAAGGHNAILIGPPGAGKTMLAKRLPTILPPLTLFEALETTKVHSVAGKLPGNTSLIARRPFRSPHHTISDVALVGGGGNPQPGEISLAHNGVLFLDELPEFKRTVLEVMRQPMEERRVTISRAKVSIDFPASFMLIASMNPCRCVG from the coding sequence ATGCTAGTAAAAACATTTGGCAGCGCCGTTTATGGAGTAGATGCGCTGACCATCACCATAGAAGTAGATACACCAGGAGGTAAGCCGGAATATATTATCGTCGGCTTGCCGGATAGCGCTGTAAAAGAAAGTATTGAAAGAATAATCTCAGCACTGAAAAACAATGGATTAGAGAAACCTCGTGCCCGCATAGTTGTAAATATGGCCCCGGCAGACATAAAAAAGGCCGGTGCTGCATATGACTTGCCGATAGCTATCGGTTGGTTGGCGGCTACCGGACAGGTACCTCACGATGACTTGGACAGATATGTGCTGATGGGGGAACTTTCTCTTGATGGCACTTTGCAACCGATCAAAGGGGCATTGCCGATAGCTATACAGGCACGTGCCGAAAAGTTCAAAGGTTTGATATTGCCTGTTCAGAACGCGCGTGAAGCTGCATTGGTTAATAACCTGGAAGTATACGGCGTAGAAAATCTAGGCGATGTTGTGGACTTCTTCAGCAAAAGAAAATCTTTGGAACCGGTAGTAGTCAATACACGAGAGGAGTTCTTTGAAGCACAATATGATTTTGAATTTGATTTCAACGATGTAAAAGGACAGGAGAATGTAAAGCGGGCCTTGGAAATAGCCGCAGCGGGTGGTCATAACGCAATACTTATTGGGCCTCCGGGTGCAGGTAAGACGATGTTGGCAAAGCGTTTACCCACTATTCTTCCGCCATTAACATTATTTGAGGCGCTTGAAACGACGAAGGTTCATTCTGTGGCGGGGAAGCTACCGGGCAACACTTCTTTAATCGCGCGACGGCCATTTCGTTCACCACATCACACAATTAGCGACGTGGCCCTGGTAGGTGGGGGTGGGAATCCCCAACCTGGTGAAATATCACTGGCACATAACGGAGTATTATTCCTGGATGAGTTACCGGAATTTAAACGGACAGTGCTTGAGGTGATGCGACAACCCATGGAAGAACGAAGAGTGACGATCTCCCGGGCTAAAGTAAGTATAGATTTCCCGGCAAGTTTTATGTTGATAGCTAGTATGAATCCATGTCGTTGCGTTGGGTAG
- a CDS encoding NAD-dependent epimerase/dehydratase family protein: MRIVITGGAGFVGSNIAIKLKQQYPSYTITVFDNLKRRGSEFNLPSLRANDIDFIHGDIRNIEDLAQLPEFDCMIEASAEPSVMSGLDGSPTYVINNNLTGAINCFNECIKCKANLIFLSTSRVYPISLIENADFIEEDTRFSFTDEQPYPGISSKGISEMLHLDAARSFYGTTKLACELLIKEYQEFYGMKAAVTRFGVIAGPRQMGKTDQGVVTLWMARHFWKKDLGYIGYGGLGKQVRDILHIEDLIRLVDMQIHNIDKFNNKVYNAGGGVNCSASLKEMTAICEKISGNRINIKSVPENRPADLRIYISDNSMLENETGWKPEKTTHDIFSDIHNWLKENEHELKSILG; the protein is encoded by the coding sequence ATGAGAATAGTAATTACCGGTGGTGCAGGTTTTGTAGGCTCTAACATAGCCATAAAGCTTAAACAACAATACCCATCTTATACGATAACAGTTTTTGACAACCTGAAAAGAAGGGGTTCAGAATTTAACCTCCCAAGCCTTCGCGCCAATGATATTGATTTCATACACGGTGATATCAGGAACATTGAGGACCTGGCACAACTGCCTGAATTTGACTGCATGATCGAGGCATCTGCTGAACCATCTGTTATGTCAGGGTTAGACGGTTCTCCTACTTATGTTATTAACAATAACCTGACCGGTGCTATCAATTGCTTTAATGAATGTATCAAGTGCAAAGCAAATCTCATATTCCTTTCTACCAGCAGGGTATACCCGATAAGCCTTATAGAAAATGCTGATTTCATCGAAGAAGACACTAGGTTCTCTTTCACCGATGAGCAACCATATCCGGGCATAAGCTCAAAAGGTATCTCTGAAATGCTGCATCTTGATGCTGCCAGATCGTTTTACGGCACGACAAAACTTGCCTGTGAACTGCTTATTAAAGAATACCAGGAGTTCTATGGCATGAAGGCAGCTGTTACTCGTTTCGGTGTTATAGCCGGACCAAGACAAATGGGGAAAACGGACCAGGGCGTAGTAACACTGTGGATGGCACGGCATTTCTGGAAAAAAGACCTGGGATACATAGGATACGGCGGGCTGGGCAAACAGGTAAGGGATATACTGCACATTGAAGATCTTATCAGGCTGGTTGACATGCAGATACACAACATTGACAAATTCAATAACAAAGTATACAATGCAGGGGGCGGGGTAAACTGCAGTGCTTCTCTAAAAGAAATGACCGCTATCTGCGAGAAAATTTCAGGTAACAGGATCAATATCAAATCCGTTCCTGAAAACAGGCCGGCCGACTTACGTATATACATATCAGACAACTCCATGCTTGAAAACGAAACAGGATGGAAACCAGAAAAGACTACTCATGATATATTTTCAGATATACATAACTGGCTAAAAGAAAATGAACATGAGCTAAAATCAATATTAGGTTAA
- a CDS encoding NAD-dependent epimerase/dehydratase family protein has product MSKVCIVTGSSGLIGSESIEFFSEKFDKVVGIDNNMRMRLFGADASTEWNTQHLLNTVSNFEHHSADIRDIEALDAIFAKYGSDIALIVHTAAQPSHDWAANEPITDFTINANGTLNLLEMTRKHCKDATFIFTSTNKVYGDTPNYLPLVELENRWEIAEDHPYYAKGIDELMSIDQTKHSLFGASKVAADVVAQEYGRYFGMNVGIFRGGCLTGPRHSGTKLHGFLSYLMKCAITGDKYTIFGYKGKQVRDNIHSWDLVNMFWHFHQAPRQGEVYNAGGGRFSNCSMAEAVAMCEKITGKKMNYSYSDTNRIGDHIWWISDTSKFESHYKDWKLNYNIEDILTQIYEATTNRINE; this is encoded by the coding sequence ATGTCCAAAGTATGTATTGTAACAGGCTCCTCCGGCCTGATCGGAAGTGAATCAATAGAGTTCTTTTCTGAGAAATTTGACAAGGTTGTAGGTATTGACAATAATATGAGGATGCGCCTTTTCGGTGCTGATGCATCCACAGAGTGGAATACCCAGCATTTATTGAATACAGTATCCAACTTTGAACATCATAGTGCTGACATAAGGGATATTGAGGCCCTGGATGCAATATTTGCAAAGTATGGGTCAGATATTGCACTGATCGTACACACCGCTGCACAACCAAGTCACGACTGGGCCGCTAATGAACCTATCACTGATTTTACGATCAATGCTAATGGCACACTCAATTTGCTGGAAATGACTCGTAAGCATTGTAAAGATGCTACATTCATATTTACCTCAACCAACAAAGTGTATGGAGATACGCCCAACTACCTGCCTTTAGTTGAGTTAGAAAATCGTTGGGAGATAGCAGAAGATCATCCATACTATGCAAAAGGTATTGATGAATTGATGAGTATTGACCAAACCAAACACTCACTATTCGGAGCATCCAAAGTTGCAGCAGATGTTGTTGCACAAGAGTATGGACGCTATTTCGGCATGAATGTCGGTATTTTCAGGGGTGGTTGCCTTACCGGTCCGAGACATAGCGGTACAAAGCTGCATGGTTTCCTGTCATACCTGATGAAATGTGCAATAACAGGTGACAAATACACCATATTTGGTTATAAAGGCAAGCAGGTGCGTGACAATATCCACTCATGGGACCTGGTAAATATGTTCTGGCATTTTCACCAGGCACCAAGACAAGGTGAAGTATACAATGCGGGAGGTGGTAGATTTTCCAACTGCTCAATGGCAGAGGCTGTTGCCATGTGTGAGAAGATCACCGGCAAAAAAATGAATTATAGTTACTCTGATACCAACAGGATAGGAGACCATATCTGGTGGATAAGCGACACATCTAAGTTTGAGTCTCACTATAAAGACTGGAAGTTAAATTATAATATTGAAGATATCCTGACACAGATATATGAGGCAACCACCAACCGTATTAACGAATAA
- a CDS encoding glycosyltransferase family 2 protein, which produces MKLSVVIPAYNEMESLPETLGSLYAKLSAENIPHELLVVNDNSKDNTLTVLESLSKEINTLVYITNPGPNGFGMAVRYGMERFSGDCMALVMADLSDSPDDLVRFYRKMMEGNYDCVFGTRFSQGGKVYNYPKHKLILNRLVNNAVRITFGFPYNDFTNAFKLYKKETILGLRPYLSPHFNLTLELSLKALIRGYNFAVIPNSWTNRKYGKSNLKIKEMGSRYFFIFLYCLIEKFFSRGDFHKDR; this is translated from the coding sequence ATGAAATTATCAGTAGTAATACCTGCTTATAATGAGATGGAGTCTCTACCCGAGACCCTTGGCAGCTTGTACGCTAAGTTATCGGCTGAAAATATTCCTCATGAGCTACTGGTAGTTAATGATAATTCCAAAGACAATACGCTGACAGTACTGGAATCTCTGTCGAAAGAAATAAACACACTGGTGTATATTACCAACCCTGGGCCAAATGGTTTCGGGATGGCTGTCCGGTATGGTATGGAGCGATTTTCCGGAGACTGTATGGCACTGGTTATGGCCGACCTTTCCGACTCACCTGACGACCTGGTGCGCTTCTACCGCAAAATGATGGAAGGTAATTATGATTGCGTATTTGGTACACGCTTCTCACAAGGCGGAAAAGTATACAATTACCCTAAACACAAACTGATACTGAACCGGCTGGTGAATAATGCCGTTCGAATCACTTTCGGCTTTCCGTACAATGACTTTACCAATGCTTTCAAATTATACAAAAAGGAAACTATTCTTGGCTTAAGACCTTATTTGTCTCCTCACTTCAATCTTACACTCGAGCTATCGTTAAAAGCTTTGATAAGGGGTTACAACTTTGCAGTGATACCAAACAGCTGGACAAACAGGAAATATGGTAAATCAAACCTGAAAATAAAAGAAATGGGTAGCAGGTATTTCTTTATTTTCCTGTATTGCCTGATAGAAAAGTTCTTCTCACGAGGCGATTTTCACAAGGACAGGTAA